Below is a window of Streptomyces sp. NBC_00223 DNA.
CAGCATGTGACCGGTCGGTGTCTCGGTCCTCGGACCGGGTGTCTTGGAATGAAGACGGGCGTGGCAGTGTTGCAGGGACAGCGTGTGCGGACACCTGTCCGTATGAACTGTCTGATGACCGACCAACCGTATTGCTGAGGTCCCTGTGTCGCTGCCACCCCTGGTCGAGCCGGCCGCCGAGCTCACCGTTGACGAGGTCCGCAGGTACTCGCGTCACCTGATCATCCCCGATGTGGGCATGGACGGGCAGAAGCGGCTGAAGAACGCCAAGGTGCTGTGTGTCGGCGCCGGCGGCCTCGGCTCGCCGGCCCTGATGTACCTGGCCGCCGCCGGTGTCGGCACGCTCGGCATCGTGGAGTTCGACGAGGTCGACGAGTCGAACCTGCAGCGTCAGATCATCCACAGCCAGGCCGACATCGGCCGCTCGAAGGCCGCGTCCGCGCGGGACTCGATCCTGGGGATCAACCCGCTGGTGAAGGTCGTCCTGCACGAGGAGCGGCTCGAAGCCGAGAACGTGCTGGACATCTTCGCGCAGTACGACCTGATCGTGGACGGCACGGACAACTTCGCCACCCGCTATCTCGTCAACGACGCGTGTGTCTTCCTGAACAAGCCGTACGTCTGGGGCTCCATCTACCGTTTCGACGGCCAGGCGTCGGTCTTCTGGTCCGAGCACGGTCCCTGCTACCGCTGCCTGTACCCGGAGCCCCCGCCGCCGGGCATGGTCCCCTCCTGCGCCGAGGGCGGCGTCCTCGGCGTGCTGTGCGGCTCCATCGGGGCCATCCAGGTCAACGAGGCCATCAAGCTCCTCGCGGGCATCGGCGAGCCGCTGCTCGGCCGGCTGATGATCTACGACGCCCTGGAGATGCAGTACCGCACGGTCAAGGTCCGCAAGGACCCGGACTGCGCGGTCTGCGGTGAGCACCCGACCGTCACCGAGCTGATCGACTACGAGGCCTTCTGCGGCGTCGTGTCCGAGGAGGCCCAGGAGGCGGCGGCCGGCTCCACGATCACTCCCAAGCAGCTCAAGGAGTGGATCGACGACGGCGAGAACATCGAGATCATCGATGTCCGCGAGCCGAACGAGTACGAGATCGTGTCCATCCCGGGCGCGAAGCTCATCCCGAAGAACGAGTTCATCATGGGCAACGCCCTGTCCTCGCTCCCGCAGGACAAGCGGATCGTGCTGCACTGCAAGACCGGCGTCCGCAGCGCCGAGGTGCTGGCCGTGCTGAAGTCGGCGGGCTTCGCCGACGCGGTCCACGTCGGCGGCGGTGTGATCGGGTGGGTCAACACGATCGAGCCCGACAAGCCGATCTACTGATTCCGCTGATCTTCGGCGGGTGATCTTCCGCGTGCGGTAAGGGGCGGCACCTCAGGGTGCCGCCCCTTACGCGTGCCCCGGGCGGCCGGGGCCCTGTGTCAGCGGTTGACGGACTGGTACTCCTGGACGGTGACCGGGTGCGGGTCGTCGACCGTGCCGTCGGGCAGGGCGAACGGCCCGCCGTTCGAACCGGTCCAGCTCACGGACCAGGTGGCCGTGACGTTCAGCCGGAACGGCCCGGTGTTCAGCGTCGACCTGCGGTACGTCACCCCGCACGGCGGGTCGGCCTTCGGGTCGCCGTT
It encodes the following:
- the moeZ gene encoding adenylyltransferase/sulfurtransferase MoeZ, yielding MSLPPLVEPAAELTVDEVRRYSRHLIIPDVGMDGQKRLKNAKVLCVGAGGLGSPALMYLAAAGVGTLGIVEFDEVDESNLQRQIIHSQADIGRSKAASARDSILGINPLVKVVLHEERLEAENVLDIFAQYDLIVDGTDNFATRYLVNDACVFLNKPYVWGSIYRFDGQASVFWSEHGPCYRCLYPEPPPPGMVPSCAEGGVLGVLCGSIGAIQVNEAIKLLAGIGEPLLGRLMIYDALEMQYRTVKVRKDPDCAVCGEHPTVTELIDYEAFCGVVSEEAQEAAAGSTITPKQLKEWIDDGENIEIIDVREPNEYEIVSIPGAKLIPKNEFIMGNALSSLPQDKRIVLHCKTGVRSAEVLAVLKSAGFADAVHVGGGVIGWVNTIEPDKPIY